A portion of the Juglans microcarpa x Juglans regia isolate MS1-56 chromosome 1D, Jm3101_v1.0, whole genome shotgun sequence genome contains these proteins:
- the LOC121252974 gene encoding uncharacterized protein LOC121252974 isoform X2 has translation MANSDPSPPLPRANPLSSKKENITPIGSKIAELNESRAELLNRIQGLKQDLQNWRSKLDTQVMVYRNELSDLKKSLNVEVEQLRSEFQELRTTLQQQQQEDATSSLRNLGLQDVTTDAKNAQAQDCRVEGSDKEGHILPKEEDDNDKESES, from the exons ATGGCCAATTCTGATCCATCTCCTCCACTCCCTCGTGCCAATCCACTCTCCTcc AAGAAGGAGAATATTACTCCGATTGGCTCAAAGATCGCG GAACTAAATGAATCAAGGGCTGAGCTGCTTAATAGAATTCAAGGTTTGAAACAG GATTTGCAAAATTGGAGATCAAAGTTAGACACTCAAGTTATGGTCTATCGCAAT GAGCTTTCAGATCTCAAGAAATCACTAAATGTTGAAGTAGAGCAACTTCGATCA GAATTTCAAGAACTGAGGACCACTCTCcagcagcagcaacaagagGATGCTACTTCTAGCCTAAGAAACTTGGGG CTGCAGGATGTCACAACGGATGCTAAAAATGCTCAGGCTCAAGATTGCAGGGTTGAGGGAAGTGACAAGGAAGGACATATTTTGCCTAAGGAGGAAGACGATAATGATAAAGAAAGTGAAAGCTAG
- the LOC121252892 gene encoding heavy metal-associated isoprenylated plant protein 35-like, whose amino-acid sequence MATNSTLEPSEALKYQTWVLKVSLHCDGCKRKVKKVLQSIEGVFSITFDSQQYKVTVTGNVTVETLIKKLVKTGKRAEIWPENTVGKEKKSGRAKNKYKDSNPQSQKVENPCEKVEEKHNSAKKSGSESGEKSQVHHTAGEKSPAAGHKGSESEGAAVLAAKGRGKKKKKKGQEGNNESSGQGAPFFGTPAGTKSKIHDPGMNHGGVAPLNPSSTRQQSCQYPQANYPQPENIASHNMIHPAQSFSPFYCVPSVPYTYAGANHEIYAVQAAPSDSFGIFSDENANGCSIM is encoded by the exons ATGGCTACAAATTCTACTCTAGAACCATCAGAAGCACTGAAGTATCAG ACATGGGTCTTGAAGGTTTCTCTCCACTGTGACGGTTGTAAGAGGAAAGTCAAGAAAGTTCTGCAGAGCATTGAAG GTGTTTTTTCCATAACTTTTGATTCACAGCAGTACAAAGTTACGGTGACAGGAAACGTCACAGTTGAGACCCTAATTAAGAAGTTGGTTAAAACAGGCAAACGGGCCGAGATTTGGCCAGAAAATACGGTcgggaaagagaaaaagtccGGGAGAGCAAAGAACAAGTACAAAGATAGTAACCCACAAAGTCAAAAAGTTGAGAATCCATGCGAGAAAGTTGAAGAGAAGCATAACTCTGCTAAAAAAAGTGGAAGCGAAAGTGGAGAGAAGTCGCAGGTACATCATACCGCCGGTGAGAAGTCGCCGGCTGCGGGTCACAAGGGCAGTGAAAGTGAGGGCGCTGCTGTGCTTGCTGCAAAAGGTCGcggtaaaaagaagaaaaagaaagggcaAGAAGGTAATAATGAGAGCAGTGGTCAGGGTGCACCATTCTTCGGTACGCCCGCAGGCACGAAATCTAAAATTCATGATCCGGGTATGAATCATGGTGGTGTGGCCCCGCTAAATCCCAGCTCTACACGTCAGCAATCATGCCAGTACCCACAGGCAAATTACCCTCAGCCGGAGAATATTGCAAGTCACAACATGATACATCCTGCCCAAAGTTTCAGTCCCTTCTATTGTGTTCCATCAGTACCGTACACGTACGCAGGTGCCAACCACGAGATTTATGCAGTGCAAGCGGCACCGTCGGACTCGTTTGGGATTTTCAGTGATGAAAACGCCAATGGGTGTTCCATCATGTGA
- the LOC121252974 gene encoding uncharacterized protein LOC121252974 isoform X1: MANSDPSPPLPRANPLSSKKENITPIGSKIAELNESRAELLNRIQGLKQVTLSNAFLVGIMDLQNWRSKLDTQVMVYRNELSDLKKSLNVEVEQLRSEFQELRTTLQQQQQEDATSSLRNLGLQDVTTDAKNAQAQDCRVEGSDKEGHILPKEEDDNDKESES; the protein is encoded by the exons ATGGCCAATTCTGATCCATCTCCTCCACTCCCTCGTGCCAATCCACTCTCCTcc AAGAAGGAGAATATTACTCCGATTGGCTCAAAGATCGCG GAACTAAATGAATCAAGGGCTGAGCTGCTTAATAGAATTCAAGGTTTGAAACAGGTGACTTTAAGCAATGCTTTCTTAGTGGGAATAATG GATTTGCAAAATTGGAGATCAAAGTTAGACACTCAAGTTATGGTCTATCGCAAT GAGCTTTCAGATCTCAAGAAATCACTAAATGTTGAAGTAGAGCAACTTCGATCA GAATTTCAAGAACTGAGGACCACTCTCcagcagcagcaacaagagGATGCTACTTCTAGCCTAAGAAACTTGGGG CTGCAGGATGTCACAACGGATGCTAAAAATGCTCAGGCTCAAGATTGCAGGGTTGAGGGAAGTGACAAGGAAGGACATATTTTGCCTAAGGAGGAAGACGATAATGATAAAGAAAGTGAAAGCTAG